One genomic segment of Centropristis striata isolate RG_2023a ecotype Rhode Island chromosome 13, C.striata_1.0, whole genome shotgun sequence includes these proteins:
- the pam16 gene encoding mitochondrial import inner membrane translocase subunit tim16, whose protein sequence is MAKYLAQIIVMGAQVVGRAFARALQQEFAASQAAAQARNRAGQQSAATSSITGMSLQEAQQILNVSTLTPEEIQKNYEHLFKVNDKEVGGSFYIQSKVVRAKERLDEEVEIQTQQPKQQSQQNTET, encoded by the exons ATG GCTAAATATCTTGCACAGATCATTGTGATGGGAGCGCAGGTGGTGGGACGTGCCTTTGCTCGAGCTTTGCAGCAAGAATTTGCAG CCAGTCAAGCAGCAGCGCAGGCCAGAAACCGTGCAGGTCAGCAGTCTGCTGCAACCTCGAGCATCACTGGAATGAGCCTGCAAGAGGCGCAGCAAATCCTCAACGTGTCCACTCTCACCCCCGAGGAGATTCAGAAG AACTACGAGCACCTTTTTAAAGTGAATGACAAGGAAGTGGGCGGTTCGTTTTATATACAATCAAAA GTGGTGCGGGCTAAAGAGCGTCTAGACGAGGAAGTAGAAATTCAGACGCAACAACCAAAACAGCAATCACAGCAGAACACGGAAACATGA